In the Pelmatolapia mariae isolate MD_Pm_ZW linkage group LG10_11, Pm_UMD_F_2, whole genome shotgun sequence genome, AGgataatatattttaatttaatatggaAGCTGTACTTCATgctcaaagaaagaaagagaagaaaattattAATCAGTGGTTacgtttatttctttttttttctttttttaaaatcaacagtattttagtatttattttagtttttacttttagttttgTAATTTCgtttgaaaaatgtgtttttagtgGTATAGGTCGAAGGCACGAGTTGTatgtttttgcataatttactaACTAGTTCACTAACTGACTAATTGTTATTACATTTATCTTTATAGGGGTTTGGCTAATGATCACAGAGGCCATGAAGATTTTTATTGCCACTTCATGCTGGAGTTCTTGTGCAAAGACAACAATCTAATAAAGTGTCAGGAAGTCAGAACTTCCAGTAGTGGGGTAAGAGAGCCGTAAGTGCTACCTAATAGCATGACCGAAAGCCAGTGCTTTTGGACAATATAACTGAATGCAAGCCAAAAGTCTAACAGAGCGCAAAGATATCTTGTTCTGACGACAGGAGGCGCTTCATTATATTTGCTTATCCCACAAACTGCCGACAAGGTTTATTTACAAtacccctcccccccccccccccccccccaaaagaaaaagctctacacaacaacaacagctaatACTGTTATTActactaaaaaaaaaggaaaacaagccACATTTATTTAATGAGTTCCCTATCCGTCTTTTACAAGCACATCAAAACATAGTTTTTTGCTATTTCTCGTCTGCCAAAAACGgatttccggtatttgccaGAAAATGTCTGCGGGAATTcaaactgttataaaaaacTTAGTCTATAATTTGTCCAAAAAAAGTCCAACATATCTCTCGTGAATGATATCAAGTCTTTTTGAGGTAGGAAGAACATTCCTATCACAAGGTAAAAGCCATGAttttttttgactgttttatcctttatttatcctgtaaaagaaagaaagaaagaaagaaagaaagaaagaaagaaagaaagaaagagtaatCTCACTGGAATTACAGATGTCTTTTTCTTGAGAGATCTGGCCAAGAGGGCAGCAAAAATTATAAGAAATATAACATCAGGATTCTGTAAACGTACTTAAGTGACCAAAAAGGGCTGGATTGAATATAATGTAGGTACAACAACGCAGTCATAAAGATACTTGTAAAAGaggtaatttctttattttttatatatatatatatcaatccTTCATAAATCCTATTTACGACAGTCTATTTGTCAATATAAATAAAGGTATTCgatataaaaacaacaaaaaacaaacaaacaaacaaacaaacaaacatacgaaatcactttttggcacaacaccaaCCAGTACCCGATGGCAGCAAAGTGGTATGTGTTCTATAAAatgaccactagatgtcagtataAGTCTCAGTTCAAAGTGCcgactaaaataaataaaaatctaatacCTTAGGTTTAACTTTGAAAACAACTTTATGAGAAAATAGTAGTTGATGTCACCTTTAAGAGATGAGTCATAGTCTTGTGGCCTCAGACCTGTTGATAAGAACAGTAGGCTATATAACTGGTTACGTATGCATGTTGTTTTttagtcttttctttttgagtATAAACTTTAGAAACGGTGCACGAGAAGGGTCCCGCCTCTTTGGCATCCATAAGGAAACACCAGCCAACCAAGCACGGAGGCTTTAAAGCCTCTCCGGGCATGACCAACAGAGAGCATCACCCCTGCGTTTAGACACCGTTTTTTTGTCGGAAGTCAGGTGGATGGAGCAGCTGATGGGCGGGGGCGGTCCACTGGAGCAGTGAAGCGTCTTAGTGAGTGACAGTGTGGAAAAGAAATATGAGAGGAGAGTCTTAAGTTAGGAATAACTGGCCTGtggcatttaaaacaaaaaattgtaGCTCGGGCTTATCTTAGAGGTATAGATCCGCGTtgcagtgattaaaaaaatccGCAGCTCATCGAAATGTGGAACAGAAGAAAGTTAAAAATTCCTTCTACGTCGGGTAGTCCTCTCTGGTTTGAGTGCAATCATGTAGACTCGTCCTTTAGCCGATGCGACGAGAAACACTTCGGATATTAGCCCGTAGTTTGTGGTGAACTCCATCTGGCCGCAGAAGCAGGACGCAGGTTTAATTTGCGCTCCTGGTTCCGTCCGCGCCGTATGCAGCTCCTGCCACTCTAGCCAACCATGGCACGACTGAGGAGGAAAGCGTGCATAGCTCTGTTTCTTTTCACGCTGTTCATCTTTGGGACCATGATGGGACTGAGGACCCTGAAGCCCAGTGACGGTTTCTCGGACTTGGCTCCGGGCTTGGAGCTCCTGCCGATGATCGGAGGAAAGATGGACCGGCGCTCAGTGTCCCGTGATGGGACCGCTTCCCCGGGTCAAGCCCGTCCGCCTGGCAGCAACGCCAAAGCCGTGTTGTCTAACACCGGCCCCGAGGGGACCATATTTTATGATGTTCATATTTTCTACTATATGTGGTACGGCAACCCACATATGGACGGTAAATACATTCACTGGGATCACATCCTAGTCCCGCACTGGGACCCTAAGATCGCATCCAGCTACCCGCGAGGGAAACACATGCCGCCCGAGGATATCGGCTCCAGTTTCTACCCCGAACTCAATCCGTACAGCTCGCGGGATCCGGATGTGTTGGAGTCCCACATGGAGCAGATCGGAGCATCCGCAGCAggtactgtaaaaaaaaaaaaagagaaatgcaaACCGGCACCCTGAAATTCTCGGAGAGACGCATAAAAAAGAGCTGAGTGTTGTTATTTGTGCTCAGCAGCTTTACAGAAATGTGGCTTCTGTAAGCACAAAGCTGCCTCCCTTTTGCTGAAGGGGCTCGACACATTTTTCAGCACCACACATGTACTGGACAGCTCCCCACACGCTTGGTTCCCAAATATCTGCTGCTGCGCTTTCATCCTTCATTAGGTGTACATCAGAAGCAAACTAAtgtttttaaagatgtttaGCTATCTATATTAAAACTGAACCTTATACTACTTTAGTATTAAAGCATCACCAAGCCCCAAAGTATCTCTGCAAGTACCTTTATCTCTTTTAAATGTGACAACTGATAATAGTTGTGTTGCAGTCTCATCAAAGACTTGTATGGCTCCCTTAAATTCAGTACAAGTTTGTTCCCTGGTGTCAAGTAACAGCGCAGTGTGTCAGCCATCAGCAGCCAACACATGATAGGCCCTGATGTGTCTGTCCTGCGGTGCAGTAGGTTACTGTACACCAGCTTGAGTGATGAGAAGGCCATCTAACCCTGAAACCTGGGAATCATGGGAGGTCCAACTCAAAGTTGCTTAGTTAAAACCTTCCATTTAATTAGAGACCTCATACTCAACTGTAAATAGATCTGCTTGACTTGGTGACTGATTTCCTGCCACTAAAATGAATAGCAGTAGCCGTCTTCTTGATACACAAAGACATGTTTGGCTATTGTAATCTAATAGTCTCCACAGCTCCACAGCAAGTGGGCATGAGTTTAATAAATTAGTTTTGAGTGCATAAACAGTGTGCCAGTTCCTACCTCTTGCCAGGCACCGCTGTGGCTGATAGAAAACCATTTTTCAGCCAGCGTGAGTTTATGAATTTATGAGCTGTCACACACTCAAACTGTTGCCACTAAAACAAGGCATAATAAATAGTCCTAAGATGACAAGtacatattcatttaaaaaattaactgTCCTCCATAGATCAGCGGATGTACTGTATTGCTGTGAACCACAAAGAGACACTAAAGGATGATCTCAGAGAAAGCAACATTACTACAAGACAACAATAACTGCACATAAACACAGTTAGCTTGAAATCCATGCATCATTTCAGCAATCCATACAATAATATTGTTAGAGCTTCATATACATTTTGTATGTATGTTCCCATCAGAAGGTGATGGTGCTCTGAGGTGTTAATTCGTATCTTTGATCAAGTGCTTATCTCCCTCTAGGTGTTCTGGTCCTGTCCTGGTATCCTCCTGGAGTAGCTGATGACAACGGGGAACCTGCTGAGGATTTGGTACCAGCTGTACTGGATGCAGCATATAGACACAACCTCAAGGTAAGCAGTGTCAGCacattttatgtttgtgtgtgtgtgtgtgacatagAGAGATGTTTTTTAGATGAATCATCTATTTTAAACAttaactttttttctctttcctcttcaTTGACCTTTATTGAAACTCTAAAAGCCAGAACAATAAAAAGGAAATCAGATAGCACACTATATAACAATACTGCAAAGTATAACTGAAGTAAGCTCAGATCATACAGAAATACAACAGAGTTTACAGTGGTTTTGAACTCTGTTAGAGAAATTAGATTTATGAAATTCATTTTAACTTTAGGACTCTAACTTCCTGGAAAACAAACCAGTGACTTTGTCATTTCTGTCACTCAGCAGCTATTCTGCATGTCCTTTAAGAAATACAGGAGATGCATCTCTAGAGATTTCATTTGACCAAATCACTTACAGAGGAGATTTTTAACCTGAACAGGGCATTTTTGTGGTTAGATAAAGACtataacaaagaaaatatatatatggcCATAATTTGCCCCAGTTTGTTATGATTGGAAAAACACATATTCTGTTACCAACAGACTGCCTCTCAAAAGGAAAGCATAGTGTCAATTTAGTACTACTACACAACAGTAGCCACTGCCCAACATGCATGGATACTGTGCTGATGGATTAATGTACAGCAAATCACCACGATAGAGAATCTAGGCCAGATGGCAGCAGCTAGGCTTCTCCTAATTCCTAACAGCTGTAACAGTGTCCAAAGTATCTTAAGAATTCCTCATATCTATCATTTAGACTTAGAAATAGTTGAGCTGATGGTTGCAAAGTGTATATGGCAAAATAGGTCCATAATTACACAACATTTTATCATCTGCATATTTGTATTAGTTCTGAATGTGCTACACTTGAATTATTTGCATAAATAATTGGACCAAACTCAGATCCCTGAAGTACTCCACTGAGAACATATTGAATTGTGTCTGTGGAGTTTCACTCTGCAGTGTGGATTAAACACCCAAAATTATCTACATGACAGTAAGTGCTACGTAGACAGTCGTTAATATGTGCAGGCTTGCTTACAGTCTTTCATAGTGGCTCACTGTGTTGGCTTTTGTGGGTTCAAAAGAGAAGTCTTTACAATTGATGATTTCTATGAGCAAAACAGACCTAAAGTAACtcagctatttttttattttgttatttttattttgaactgttgcAAGAGCCAAAGTTTAGGctcaaatttgaaaaaaattggaatttctgtccactacCCTTTCTAAAACCTCAGTGACACGGGACCAAAAGAAGGATTACTGGTCTTTCACAGAGGCATATGAAGAGCTTAACACTGCTTAGGATAGTAATCTTGAACCAGTGTTATATGTGGAATTTGTGGGTGCTAAGGCCTTCTCAACTTGCTGTGCTGCATCCTGTAAAGCTGCTCACTGCTACTCAGGATTTGACTCGGAATACTTGCAGCTGCAGTGACTTCATCTCTAGCATTAAAGCATAAAATGTGTCAaagagctgctgctgttgccgCTGGATTAGTTGTTGAATGAACTCTTGAACACATTAGTGGGGTGGAGAGCCGTGGGAGGCGGTGCAGAATGTGGGTAAAACCACATGACCAATTGCCAATTAGGTTGGAAAATGACAGCGGACATAGCTGAGTCTGTGTTGGTGCCCCTGCTGCACTGTATTGAAGGCTTATTAAAGTTTTACAGCCAGTGTTTGCTTGTAATCAGATATGATTCGTGTCAGATGCTTACCGAATACGGATGGAGGGATTGGGCGAAGAAAGACAATGAAGGGGAACGAGAGTGAGGTGCTAGCAGTGCGGGATTTTCATCAGCACTGTGGATCAGAACAAGGAACTAGAAATAAATTAAGAAAGTTCTCAGGTCTGTATGCTCTAATGTGAAGAATAACAATGACTTAAGGGCCAAGATCTGAGGACTTTTCCCATGTTAAAGCAGGTGCCATTAATAATACACCACTGCATTTGTACATCTAATTCATTAATTTAATCATCTTAATAATTACTGAACATTTTCTAATATCAGCCTCTAAATATGACATTTTGTTGctcttttttaatatatgtaATTTATaatagaatatttttataattgaaagattttacagtttaaaaatgacaaatatgtacacatgtAATAATATTTCCATGAGCCTCTTGAAGTATATTTACCTTTAAATGCACAAGACCAAAAATCATTATTCACAAGTTGTATTTACAATTTGCAAAAGTTATCACCGAGGTTAATTACAAATCAGTATTGCAACACAAGTCATTATCATGCTGGTGTTTGTATTCTGTTGTGCAGATAACATAATTTGATTTCAGCAGAGATGTGGCCACAAACTGGCCTCATTCTCACTATAAACAACTCCGATGAGAGGCAGAAGAGTTGTCAGGCTAGCCTGTCAAATTTAATATCATACTGGGGagttttttctgtttggttGAAGGCAACGAAATAATGCATCTCTACAAGGGCAAGACAAGAATGCAGGGATTAGACATGCATGGCTGAGTTGATGAGGTTTTACACATAATGCTGTCAGTAGAGAAGCTAATAGACAGAATTTAATGCCACGCTTTATTGTCATCATCCACCCAGCAAGCATGGCATTTTCATAAAAGCACGTGTGGAAAAACAGATTGTGACACGCTTTCTTCAAACTGCATATTGGAGTATCTTACTGAAATAAGAATGAGCTGCTTATCCTTGTGTTTAATGAAAACGCGCAGAAGGTCACAATCAGAGCAGTCTCCAGAAAGCGCTGGAATGAAATTATTCAGAGTTGAGCGGAGTCTTTCCAAGCGTCCTTTTCCAATTCTCCTTGTTTTTCCTGAACTGTTATGTCTGCACAGAGCTACATTTATCTTTGGATTGCTTCCTCTTGCATAATTTTTAGCAAAATGCTGACAAGGTAAAGAACTTTGCCTCTGATAATTTGGAACTCTGATGAAAAACAACCTTAAATAATTTCTGTGCTCTTTTCCACTGAAAGGCAGGACAAAAGGTGGGAGGGAAGCCCAAGTGAGGAGGATGGATGGTCTCACAGAAGGCAGAGGCAGCAGCCAAAAATGTATCAGATCAGGATTCAAGAAGCTCACATAAAGTGGCTGCTTGCTTATCTGAGAAATGCATGAGCGAATTAGCAGTTTTGTTTTGAGTCCTCACCACCTTGGATAGTCTACTGTATGATATCAGAAAAATACATtcataaaaaaagacaaaaaaaaaaaatatcacaaagGGAGGAACCTCCAGAAGTAATGAGCTATCAGTATTTATGATACCTGTCTGTGCGTACCTTGGTTTCCATCTTTGTCCTTTTTTGACCTGTGCTGTCTTGCATGTTGCAGCAGCAATCCTCCAAACTGAGGAGGAGTCTGGCACTCGTAACTGATGAATATAAAATTAACTTTCCAAGATTTTCATGGACAGACTAACCCATTAGGGGACACTTACTCATAACCTTTAAGTATTCAGTAGcaaagaataaacaaaaaacaaaatataaaatcagAGAAGCTGGAACCATTTTTGCCTGAAAAATAATATGacacatacattttaaaattaagaaattattgaaaaaacatgctttttttaaatcaaagaagTGTTTGCATTCAGACATTTAAACATGCAGTAAAAttatcaataaaaataaaaaacaaggaaaatgcTACAAATGACCAGTGACATGATCTGTCTCCATGACAGCAGGATGTAATGCTGAGCTGACAACGCATTTATATGAACCCAAAGTGATAGATGGAGGTTTTGATAAGAGGAATACAGTGAATTGCATACAGCATTTGACCTAATTGAACATTTACAAGTTAGACTGAAGGTGAATGGAAACTGGAGAAGAGCAAGCTCactaaaaacaaatccagcttCCATCCTGGTAGCGATCCCACGCCACATTGCTAAAAACACACTGACCCCTCTTCGGGtaatgctgcaaaagaaagcAATGTACTTTTTATTATATAAGTTGAATAGCATCTCAGTAGCACCCACACACGGCTCATGTTGGAGAGCATATCACATGGAGCCTCCACAGCAGTGCTGCTGCTTGACCTCAGCTTGAAGTGGAGCTGAAATAGTCCTTTTGCCCAGGGGAGGGTGGGGGCGGCTTGGTGGGGACAGGGTAGGGGGGGTTATTGGAAACTGGAGGTAGGAGAAAAAGAGCAGAGGGGATATGTGCATCATGGGTCCCATGACTCAGTTTGAGCCTGTGAACAATCTGCACCCTGAGGGGGTGCAAAAGTTCTATCTCCTAAGTAGGCCATGAAGCTACACAGGGGAATATAGCCCATGGGTGCCCTATGATGGCATCAGCCGCACTTCCTTATTTCCCGATGCACTCAGTAGCTACATTTTTTCATACATGAAACCTGTACAACCTCGGTGTATATCCACCGACTTCACTCACTGTAGAATGAAAGTGATATTAAATTGATCTAATTGTCAGAAAAGGTCCGAACCTATATTTTTGTGTTGGTGCTCATCCTTCCCTTTGCGCTTTCTGCATGACATGGCACTAAATTCACTCTGCTCAGCACAAATCACACCGGGGCTGTTCCAGACTGCACTGTCAATGTTTATGAGGTATTAAAATGCGTTGACTATGTCTCATTTACTTCTAAATTACCAAAAATGTAATCAGCCAGCGCGTTGGGGAAAATGAGTTTTCTAGTGGCCTGCACTCTGATGTAGTATCTATTTTCCTCTGTTATAATCATGTTATAATCATGCAGCTTCACGATCTGTAATATctcatagattttttttgtggctTTATCATACTGTACTATCTTATTGTTTCCGTCATTTTCTCTCACTGTTACTGCCAGAGAGTTAGCTAcataaatattgattttagaaTATGATTTACTCATATGCCCAAGACCTTCCTTCCTCAATCTCTTTTCAAATTACTCTTTTGCAAAACAAAGTGCCTCTTACACTGTTaaaattgacattttttttgtacataAAAGCACTTACTATCATTATTAGTAGCAGAAGTGATCCAATTATTTGGATCCATCCCGACCGTCCAGGACACATATCCATTAATTCCTTAATACTCTACACTTAACTCCATAATGACAATATGGATCTTAtagaaaaactacaaaatacATCTATTTCCAATAACAAGTAGGTGAAATGCCATTCTATATTTTAGTGGAGCTTTGCAAGCATTGGATTTTTAACAAAGATAAGACTTGGATCATGTAAAGTACGCTAAGGCATCTTTGTTTAGCTTACTCAATGGCAGCCTACATCCCTTTAGATGCTTCCATAATCTCAAAAAGGACATTTTCCTTTCACATTGTTCCTCTCGAGTGTCCAGTGCTGGAAAAGTGGTGTTTCTCTTTGATCATGCATTATTCAAAGTCACTGAATTCTCCAGGCGCACCTTAAAATATTCAACTTAAGCACTTTTTGTGTACATGTCACTTCATATCCCTTGTTCCTCTGCTGCGTTTGTTCATGAACTGTAAACAGCCATTTCTAACAGACGCATTAACTGTGAGTGTTACAATAGTCTCCAGAGGCAGACCACTCAGGCTGAAAAACAGTTATAGTGTAGCAGATTTTGTCATGAACACGGAGCAGTGAGGAAACATGGTGCTTTGATGTCCGTGTAAGTGGGTAACATTTGTGTTGGTGAGCCCTCTTAGTGTTATAGCCTTATTAAAGGGTTTTTAGAAAACTACAGTGAGTCTGTAATAAGGTACAAGGGTAAAGGCACCAGACTCCTGATGCCACGCATTGCTTTGGGGCTGCACAAGGTCAAAATGGTGCATGACTAACATGTTTTGCTGAATTATAACAGACTCATTTTCCTGAAAAGGGGCTCAGAGGTCTGATGAGCTGTGATACCATCTGACTACAAAAACAGTGGTTGGGAATTGCGGTGTGACCAACATTGTTGCAACCGTGCCCAATCAAATTGtgatctctttgtttttaatatggTTACTTCAAAGATAGGGACCAGGTCTGAGACCGCTCAGTCACCATCTTTAAACCCATGTTGGTGCATCAAAACAGTGATAAAATGGGGATAAAACTCATTGAGATAATACTGTGATTAATGATGATAAAGCTCTAATCTGTTGTCTGCTGCAAATATGTTGCTATCCACACTTGACCTGTAGTGGTGTACTGGAACCAGACATGGAATCCATGCATTAAACGCAACACTGTCAGCCACAGACTGGGTCAGATTGAAATGTGGAAAATGTATTGCTTATACAGTTATAAGCAAACTGGCACCGCTAGTTCTTTTCAATAACAACAAGCATTTTACCAAGATCATCAGATGATCATACCCTGATGAAGATAAGAGAATGAATGGATTCATAGATGGATGGAAAAATAAGAAGCAAGTAACAAAATAATACAGTGTAAGTTCAGGTTTTATGcatgtttctctctgaaaacACTTAATGGTTCGTCTCTCCAACTACTTTGAACTagatagcaaaaaaaaaatcaatccaaGCATTCGCCAACCACCTTTCCCTGGTTGCATGGAGGTTGTGGTCCTATTTTTACTCTTGTATGACTGAGGCCTTATTGAACTATTTTTGTCTTAGAAACATGTCAGACTTTGATTGATTACAAGCCAGGAGAAGTTACTGTCACTCTCGTCAACTTTCTATGAGGAATCTCCCCCTGGGAACGCCTGACTTTTAGTCAATACTTCTCGAGGTCGTCTGTAAATGCTGACCTTGAATGATACATAAATTAATAATGTAGTTAtataatgaatgaaaatgaacatgCATATTGCTTTATCATCTCCCAGGTTGCATTCCACATCCAACCATACAGAGGACGAAACGATCAGAGCGTGCACGACAACATCAAGTACATCATTGACAGGTGGGTGCATGTCTGGCTGTGCTTCATCACTGAGTCAACTCAAATAGAAAGCCATTAAGATTGCATGCATAGCAAGAAAAACAGCAGTTACGACACTGAAATACTTTTAGGGTGCAGTTCAGCTTATATAAAGCCAGTTTCATGACTTATGGATGAGTTCTTCAAGCAAAAGccattttaacttttaactttaacatgTGGGGTTGCTCTGAAAAAGAGGACCTTTCAGAGATTTACTAACTCACAAGTCCCAAACCTTGAAAACATATTCAGTTTAAGCAAGAAATGGTATACAATATTATTCTTTGTCCCAGTGGTAGGGTTTATTGTTGTGTTGTTAAatgttctgtattatattatttttaaggtATGGCGACCACGGAGCATTCTACAAGTTCACGACCAGCACAGGGAAGAGTCTTCCTCTGTTTTACATCtatgactcctacctaactccACCCGAGTCCTGGTCTGAATTTTTGACACCCACTGGTTCCCACAGCGTGCGCGGGTCAGCTTACGACTCCGTCTTTGTAGCCCTGATTGTGGAGGAGCGTCATAAGCACGACATCCTGGCAGGCGGCTTCGATGGCATGTACACTTACTTTGCCTCCAACGGCTTCTCCTTTGGCTCTTCTCACCAGAACTGGAAGGCAATCAAAGCTTTCTGCGATGGGAACAACCTCCTTTTTATCCCCAGTGTGGGGCCTGGTTACATTGACACCAGCATTCGGCCATGGAACAACCACAACACACGCAACAGGGTGAACGGACGTTACTACGAGACAGCCCTGCAGGCGGCACTCAACGTGCGCCCAGAGATTGTCACCATAACATCTTTTAATGAATGGCACGAGGGGACACAGATAGAAAGGGCTGTACCTAAAAAAACTGTGACGCGGGTTTACTTGGACTATCAGCCACACGGGCCTGATCACTACCTGGAGCTGACCCGCCGCTGGGCCGAGCAGTTCAATAAAGAAAAGGAGCAGTGGCTCATGTGAGCTTTCATCAAACTGACTTTAAAAGGCACGCCGTAGTGGAAGTGTGTGCACACATGAAAGAGGAGGCAAGAGAGCGATTGATTG is a window encoding:
- the LOC134636923 gene encoding glycoprotein endo-alpha-1,2-mannosidase-like protein, whose protein sequence is MARLRRKACIALFLFTLFIFGTMMGLRTLKPSDGFSDLAPGLELLPMIGGKMDRRSVSRDGTASPGQARPPGSNAKAVLSNTGPEGTIFYDVHIFYYMWYGNPHMDGKYIHWDHILVPHWDPKIASSYPRGKHMPPEDIGSSFYPELNPYSSRDPDVLESHMEQIGASAAGVLVLSWYPPGVADDNGEPAEDLVPAVLDAAYRHNLKVAFHIQPYRGRNDQSVHDNIKYIIDRYGDHGAFYKFTTSTGKSLPLFYIYDSYLTPPESWSEFLTPTGSHSVRGSAYDSVFVALIVEERHKHDILAGGFDGMYTYFASNGFSFGSSHQNWKAIKAFCDGNNLLFIPSVGPGYIDTSIRPWNNHNTRNRVNGRYYETALQAALNVRPEIVTITSFNEWHEGTQIERAVPKKTVTRVYLDYQPHGPDHYLELTRRWAEQFNKEKEQWLM